The region TGCACCAATTGAGCCAAGTCTTCGGGGCTCAGTTTCCGGCCTTCGTAACCCACCACCAGTCGGCGCATTTCCTCGTTGGAAACGATGGTGTTGCCTTCCACATCCACCCGATCAACCTGGAACAGATCGCTGGTCACTTGCACGATGGGCGGTTGGGCTTCCACCCGGATGCCGCCGGGTTCGTTCTCTTGCAGGGTGTCCGCCTGGGCGGGAGCGGCGGTGGGGACTGACTGGAAATAGTAAGGAGATCCGCTTTGCGGGCCCAGCAGCGTTCCCGGGTTGGTTTGGGCGGGAAACACCTGGGCCATGGCTGCGCCCGGCAACAGGGTAAGGACACTGGATAGAATAATGGCCTGACGGTGGAAATCGGATCTCATAGGGGACGGCATCCTTTTTGGATTGAGTGCTGGTTTTGTGTGAGGTGCAAAAACATAAGGTATAAATGTGGGGGAGGGTGGGACAAATGGTTGTAAACTTGGACGATTGGCGGAGCTTTGAGGGGAACCGGGATCTTACTATAGAAACCCCCATTGGCAGTGGCAGTGGCAGTGGGATTCTTATATAAGGAAGGTGACGCCAGCTGGATCTGTGGAGTCCGTTGGGACGCATGGGGGGAGAAGCGTTCAGGAAGATCTTTTTAGGTCTAGCGTATTATAGGAAATCAAAAATAAAAGTAAATTAAAAAAGCAAGAGACAAAGAAAGATTACGAAAGCTATATCTTTCGGACACACGGACTACCCCCAATTCGACGGCCAGCATGGAGAATCCAGCCCGGCAGTTGCTATCAAAAATTTTTAATGTATGATTCACACTTGAATATTCTTAATAAAAACCATTCAAAGTTTTTTCCCTTTTAAATTTGATCCTCACCCGCTTTTGGCCACCCCTTTCCACTTTCAAGGAGTATTTTATCCGATGGCTTTGTCGACACGTCCCAATGGCCGCTTTCTGGTAGCGTTGTCCCTGACAACCAGCTTGCTGCTTGCCAATTCCCCCCTGTCATTCGCTGGCCCCGGCGACACCAACAGCACCAATTACGGTGAAAATGTGGCTGGCGGCACCTACTACAACACGACCGGCAACCGAACCACCTTTACCAACAACGGCAACATGATTGTTGGGGCGGGCACCACCGTGCGGGGTCTGGAAGTGAACAACAACGGTGACCTGACCGGCAACGGCGGACACCTGCACTTTGACGCGCGGGGCGGGGTCATGCGGGTAGATGGCACCATTGACGCCAGCGCCGCTCTGGGCCAAAACGGGGCCTATCTGGGTAATGGCGGTAAAGTGACCATTGACGCGGGCGCTCTGGTTCAGAACGGTAACATTTTCGCCAACGGGTTAAATGGCGGAACCATCGTATTCAACGTGGGTCAGCTCACCGTGGACCCCGGTTCCCGGATTGAAGCCCTGGCCACCGGGGCAAATGCCTTGCCCGGCCAAATCAATATTAACGCCACCGGGCAGGTGACCATCCCCAATGGGGCGGTCATTGACGCCTCCGGCAACTACGTTGGCGGCTACAATGCCAATGTCATCCAGATTTCCGGTAGTGTGGTCAATCTGGACGGTGTGGTCATGGCCAACGGTCTGAGCGCCGGGGCCAAGGGTGGGGCCATCGGGATCTATGGTTCCGAGATTGCCCTGGGTAGCAACGCCAAAGTCACCGCCAATGGGGCTGAAGGCGGTCAGGGTGGGGCCATTAACGTTGCCGCCACTGAAAAAATTGCCATCAGCAGTGGTGCTGAAATTACCGCCAATGGCGGGCTAGGCGCCAGCGGCGGGGCTGTCCTCGTGGGGGCGGCTCTGGATTCCAGCGGAAACGTGGGGCTCCTGACCAAGTCAGTTGAGAACAACGGTCTCATTGCCGCCAATGGGGGCGATGGCGACAGCGGCGTGGATGCCGGGAACGGTGGCGTGGTCGTCGTATTGGCGTCCAACAGCGTTAGTAACACCGGTCGCATCAGCGCCGACGGCGGAAACGGTTTTAACGGCTACAACCCCAGCAATGGGGGAAATGGTGGCAAGGTTGGCTACGGCTCGGATGGCGACGTAGGCAACAGCGGCAGAATTACCGCCAATGGCGGTAATGGCGGCACCAATCCCAATGTCGAGCAAGGTCCTGTGAGTGAAACGCAGGACGAGCATGGCAATGTCAGCTACCAGCAGGTCTCTCTGGGTCAAAACGGTGGCCGGGGCGGCAATGGTGGGGAAGTCCGGGTGGCTTTCAATACCAACATCCGCAACGACGGCAGCATTGAAGTGGTCGGTGGCAATGGCGGCAATGGTCAGGAGGCTCAAGCCAATGAGACCGACTATCAGGGCCAGCCGGTTCATCAGTACGCGCTGGCCGGTAATGGCGGCGACGCCGGTAACGGCGGTAAGGTTCTGTTCCACGGTGAGCCCGGACAGGACGTGTTGAACAACGTCAATGTCAACGGCGGCAGTGGTGGCCAGGGTGGTAACGCTTCCACCAGCAGTGCCTGCGGTTGCGCTACCCCGGGTGCCGGTGGTGCCTGCGGGGCTCCCGGTGAGATTCATGTAACCCCCAAACCGCCGTGCGCCGGGGGCGGCACTTGCTCCCCGCCGCCCAAGCCCCCGGAGAATCCTTTATTCCCGCTGTACCCCAAAGAGTATGGCACCCTGGGCGATACCCTGCCCCCCAACGCCGGTAACGTGCTGAGCTACAACCGTTCCATCTTCCTGGCCCGCTCGCCGCTACCCATCATTCAGAAGAAGACCCCTCCGGCGCCTCCGCCACCACCACCGGCTAAAATCATGCTGGTCAAACCCAAGCCGAAGCCGCCGCAGAAAAAAGTACCGGTGCGTGGCTACTGGTAAACGGTACGCTCACCCCGAAAATTGTTGCTCCAAAACAACACCTCCTTTCGTCCTCGGGCGGAAGGGGGTGATTTTTTATGGGGGCGCAAGTTGCGCCAAGAAAAAAGCCTTTCTACTGGAACGCAGAAAGGCTTTTCAAATCTTAATGGTGGAGGCGACAGGAATTGAACCCGCGACATCCTGCGTGCAAAGCAGGCGCTCTACCAACTGAGCTACGCCCCCAAGGCGTGTTTAATATATAGCACACCCTTTGCTCGACTGGCAAAGGTTTTTTACGGCAAGCCATCGTTTTTAAAGGCTTAAGGAATCAATCGCTTCACGGAATCCACCATGCCGGGCGTGGGGGCCGCACTTTTTTTCCACAAAACCTGCCCCTCGGGCCCCAGCAGGATGAAGGCGTATTCCTCCTGCTGCAGGCCCAGCGATTTTTTAAACGCCTGCGAATTGGTGTACAACGGGTAAATGCGTCCCATCAGCGGCTTTTCATTCACCGCCTTGCGCATAAAGGCTTCCACGGAAGGCTTGAAGCTCTTGTACTTGGGATCGATCACGGCCACTTCCAGCACCTGAACGTTGGCCCCCGTGGCTCGCAGACCATCGAAAAGCAACACGCCCTTCTCCAGCGTGGACTGGTGTCGGGGATGAAACCCCACGGCCAGCAGCACCCGCTTCCCCCGAAACGCGTCTGGCAGTTGCAGGCGACTGGCGCCATTCAAACTGACCAACTCCTCCCGGGGCAAGGGTGAGGCCAAACTTGTCGCTTGCGTATAAAGCCAAAAGCAAGCAATATAAAGTAGAACAAAGGCAGTGTTTCGAGGTGTTCGCCAAAGTCTGATCATAAGGATGCCTGCACCTCCATTCATGCAACGTCTGCCCATTTTACAACATTCAGCATACTATTTTGTATACCAAAAGGTATAAGTTTCTAAACCATTCAAAATCGAAGCAAGAGGGATATATTGAAGTTTCATTTGACAGTCAAAGCGGTTCCGTTAAACTTAAATAGTCTACCATTCGGTATATGATATGAGTACGATTTTAAAAATTCTGGACAGTGATTACGCGCTCAAAGGCCGTGCCCCCCTCGCCCAACCGTCCAATACCTCCGAGTGGTCCCGAGAGTGGTCGCGTTGGATTCCCTTTGCCTTTTTGCACGCGGGGATGTTGGGTGTGTTCTTTTGCGGATGGTCCCCTTTCGTGGTGGGTCTGACCCTGGCCCTGTACTGGGTGCGCATGTTTGCCATTACCGCCTTTTATCACCGCTATTTTTCGCACCGCACCTTCCAAACGGGTCGTATACAGCAATTTATTTTTGCCGTGTGGGCCATGACCTCCGTGCAGCGGGGGCCTTTGTGGTGGGCCTCTCACCACCGACGTCATCACCGTTATTCGGATCAGCCCGGTGACCCGCATTCCCCGGTTCGGGAGAGTCTGTTGCAATCGCATATTGGCTGGATGACCGTGCCCGGAAATTTGCAGACCGATTACTCCCTGATTAAGGACTGGGCCCGTTTCCCGGAGCTGGTGTGGCTGAATCGCTTTGACTGGGTGGTGCCAGTCCTGTACGCCATCGCCTTGTATGCGCTGGGTGCTTGGTTGGAGTCCGCCTTTCCGGGCTTGGGCACCAATGGCCTGCAATGCCTGATCTGGGGCTTCTTCGTCAGCACGGTGATCCTGTTTCACGGGACCTGCACCATCAATTCCCTGTCCCACAAGTTTGGCACCCGGCGCTACAACACCCCGGATGACAGCCGCAATAATCCGTGGCTGGCCATCCTGACTT is a window of Vampirovibrio chlorellavorus DNA encoding:
- a CDS encoding acyl-CoA desaturase → MSTILKILDSDYALKGRAPLAQPSNTSEWSREWSRWIPFAFLHAGMLGVFFCGWSPFVVGLTLALYWVRMFAITAFYHRYFSHRTFQTGRIQQFIFAVWAMTSVQRGPLWWASHHRRHHRYSDQPGDPHSPVRESLLQSHIGWMTVPGNLQTDYSLIKDWARFPELVWLNRFDWVVPVLYAIALYALGAWLESAFPGLGTNGLQCLIWGFFVSTVILFHGTCTINSLSHKFGTRRYNTPDDSRNNPWLAILTLGEGWHNNHHFYQNSVRQGFYWWEYDVTYYILKLMSWVGLVHSLNPVPAEAYQSSPKSRTRQS